A genomic region of Rosa chinensis cultivar Old Blush unplaced genomic scaffold, RchiOBHm-V2 RchiOBHmChr0c29, whole genome shotgun sequence contains the following coding sequences:
- the LOC112181343 gene encoding putative receptor-like protein kinase At3g47110, which yields MLHGRIPESLSSLRQIQDFDLSRNNLSGTIPDYLQNFTFLLNLNLSFNDFEGEVGVFRNTSVVSIMGNTRICGGVPQLRLLNFISNRSNSNKPKSFSKYKPIIPFFCGTIGMIILGVCFVRLYRSRKERVEQRKARVQSTSERSLDISFLKLSYGDLFQATGGFSSWNLIGAGSSGSVFWGVLDQPKERIVAVKVLNLQNATTSNSFIAECQFLKNTRHRNLVKLVTACSSIDFQGNEFKALVFEYMMHGSLDEWLHDSADRVVELPIVEVHLNLIQRVNIAIDVASALDYLHNYFHTPIVHCDLKPSNVLLEKDMTACVCDFGLASYLPNTSCPVSSLERSSNSITGTIGYIPPEYGMGSKVDTYGDVYSYGILLLEMLTGKRPTDDMFTDDIDLHNFVLMALPERVKEIYDPVLLQEKERSTSTNPASNRNDVQNDETRRVEECLISIARIGVACSVHLPKARIEIGKVLAELRVIRDVLTGTRMPREHMITA from the exons ATGTTGCATGGGAGAATTCCTGAATCTTTGAGTTCTTTGCGGCAGATTCAAGATTTTGACCTCTCTCGTAACAACTTGTCTGGAACAATTCCCGATTATTTGCAGAATTTCACCTTCTTGCTCAATTTGAACCTATCCTTTAATGATTTTGAAGGTGAAGTAGGAGTTTTCAGGAATACAAGTGTGGTTTCTATTATGGGAAACACACGAATTTGTGGAGGTGTACCTCAGTTAAGATTGCTCAATTTTATCTCTAATCGATCCAACTCAAATAAGCCAAAATCATTTTCTAAGTATAAACCAATTATCCCATTTTTTTGTGGGACAATTGGAATGATTATCCTAGGGGTGTGCTTTGTACGCCTCTATAGATCCAGAAAAGAAAGAGTTGAGCAAAGAAAAGCAAGAGTTCAGTCAACTTCAGAACGATCATTGGACATTTCATTCTTAAAGTTGTCATATGGAGATCTCTTTCAAGCAACTGGTGGGTTCTCTTCTTGGAATTTGATTGGGGCCGGTAGTTCTGGTTCTGTGTTCTGGGGAGTTCTCGATCAGCCAAAAGAAAGAATTGTTGCTGTCAAAGTACTCAATCTTCAAAACGCGACTACTTCTAATAGTTTCATAGCTGAATGTCAATTCTTGAAAAACACTAGGCACCGAAATCTTGTCAAACTAGTGACTGCTTGCTCTAGTATTGATTTTCAAGGAAATGAGTTCAAAGCTTTGGTTTTTGAGTATATGATGCATGGAAGTCTAGATGAGTGGCTGCATGATTCAGCTGACAGAGTAGTTGAGCTACCCATTGTGGAGGTGCATTTGAATCTTATCCAAAGGGTAAATATTGCCATTGACGTAGCTAGCGCTTTGGATTATTTGCACAATTATTTTCACACCCCAATAGTTCATTGTGATTTAAAGCCCAGTAACGTTCTCTTAGAAAAAGACATGACTGCCTGTGTTTGTGACTTTGGTTTGGCAAGTTACCTCCCGAACACTTCTTGTCCGGTTTCTTCGCTAGAACGCTCTTCCAATTCGATAACGGGTACCATTGGCTATATTCCCCCAG AGTATGGCATGGGAAGTAAGGTTGACACCTACGGAGACGTGTATAGCTATGGAATCCTGTTACTAGAGATGCTTACTGGTAAGAGGCCAACAGATGACATGTTTACAGACGACATCGACTTGCACAATTTTGTTCTGATGGCTTTGCCTGAACGTGTGAAAGAAATATATGATCCTGTGCTTCTTCAAGAAAAGGAAAGGAGCACTAGTACAAATCCTGCAAGCAATAGGAATGATGTCCAAAATGATGAAACACGAAGAGTTGAAGAGTGCCTTATTTCCATTGCTAGGATAGGAGTTGCTTGTTCTGTGCATTTGCCCAAAGCACGAATTGAGATTGGGAAAGTTTTAGCTGAACTACGTGTAATCAGGGATGTACTGACTGGAACCAGGATGCCTAGAGAGCACATGATAACTGCTTAA